One window from the genome of Acidobacteriota bacterium encodes:
- the kdpB gene encoding potassium-transporting ATPase subunit KdpB: MSHSRRQAPLFDPPLLRRALLDSLLKLSPGRMARNPVMFVVEAGAAFATLLVVQAVREPGEATLSYVLAVALGLWFTVLFANFAEGLAEGRGKARAAALRRSRRQVPAKVLADARKGSPYTLTTSSKLKKGEAFLVEAGDEIPCDGQVVEGVASVNEAVITGESAPVIREAGGDRDAVTGGTLVLSDWLVVRVTADPGQTFLDRMISLVEGARRQKTPTEIALDILLAAMSIIFLLVTVTLLPFSLYAAHSAGAGAAVPLATLLALLVCLLPTTIGGLLSAIGIAGMDRLIQANVIALSGRSVEAAGDVDVLLLDKTGTITLGNREAVDLVPAAGVSVAALADAAQLASLADETPEGRSIVVLAKERFGLRGRDLRALGATFIPFSAHTRMSGVDLDGRQIRKGAADAVESHVVALGGAMPEDVRRAVDRVAREGGTPLVVSDGPTVLGVVQLKDIVKGGIRERFMEFRRIGIHTVMITGDNPLTAAAIAAEAGVDDFLPEATPETKLSLIRDLQSKGHMVAMTGDGTNDAPALAQADVAVAMNSGTQAAKEAGNMVDLDSNPTKLLEIVSIGKQLLMTRGALTTFSIANDLAKYFAILPAAFAATYPGLSVLNIMHLATPRSAVLSAVIFNALIIVALIPLSLRGVPYRPSTAKALLARNLLRYGVGGLVLPFPCIKLIDMALAALHLA, from the coding sequence ATGAGCCACTCCCGACGTCAAGCTCCCCTGTTCGATCCCCCCCTCCTCCGGCGGGCGCTGCTCGACTCGCTCCTGAAGCTGTCTCCGGGCCGAATGGCAAGGAACCCGGTGATGTTCGTGGTGGAAGCGGGGGCCGCCTTCGCCACACTGCTGGTGGTGCAGGCTGTGAGGGAACCCGGGGAAGCCACCCTGTCCTACGTTCTGGCCGTGGCCCTGGGCCTTTGGTTCACCGTCCTCTTCGCCAATTTCGCGGAAGGCCTGGCGGAAGGGCGGGGAAAGGCCCGAGCGGCCGCCCTCAGAAGATCGCGACGCCAGGTCCCTGCAAAGGTCCTGGCCGATGCGCGAAAAGGATCCCCGTACACGCTCACCACGTCCTCCAAACTCAAGAAGGGCGAGGCTTTTCTGGTTGAGGCGGGAGACGAGATCCCCTGCGACGGCCAGGTCGTCGAGGGAGTCGCCTCCGTGAACGAGGCGGTCATCACCGGCGAGAGCGCTCCCGTCATCCGCGAGGCCGGTGGCGACCGGGACGCGGTGACGGGCGGAACCCTAGTCCTTTCGGACTGGCTCGTCGTCCGGGTCACGGCGGACCCCGGGCAGACGTTTCTGGACAGGATGATCTCCCTCGTGGAGGGAGCCCGGCGTCAGAAGACACCCACGGAGATTGCCCTGGACATTCTCCTGGCCGCCATGAGCATCATCTTCCTGCTGGTCACCGTCACGCTCCTTCCCTTTTCCCTGTACGCCGCGCACTCGGCCGGGGCCGGAGCGGCGGTCCCGTTGGCCACCCTTCTCGCCCTCCTCGTGTGCCTCCTCCCGACGACCATCGGCGGACTTCTCTCGGCCATCGGCATCGCCGGAATGGACCGACTCATCCAAGCCAACGTGATCGCCCTTTCGGGAAGATCCGTCGAGGCCGCCGGGGACGTGGACGTCCTGCTCCTTGACAAGACCGGCACGATCACCCTCGGGAACCGGGAGGCCGTGGACCTCGTCCCCGCCGCCGGTGTTTCCGTGGCGGCCCTGGCCGACGCGGCCCAACTCGCCTCCCTCGCCGACGAGACCCCCGAAGGCCGAAGCATCGTCGTGTTGGCGAAGGAGCGGTTCGGCCTGCGTGGAAGAGACCTGCGCGCCCTGGGCGCCACTTTCATCCCCTTCAGCGCCCACACCCGCATGAGCGGGGTCGACCTGGACGGAAGGCAGATCCGCAAGGGGGCGGCGGACGCCGTGGAATCCCACGTGGTGGCGCTGGGCGGGGCGATGCCAGAGGATGTGCGGAGAGCCGTGGATCGTGTGGCCCGGGAAGGCGGAACTCCCCTCGTGGTCTCGGACGGGCCGACGGTGCTGGGCGTCGTTCAGCTGAAGGACATCGTCAAGGGCGGGATCCGGGAGCGATTCATGGAGTTCCGGCGCATCGGAATCCACACGGTGATGATCACGGGGGACAATCCTCTGACCGCGGCCGCCATCGCCGCCGAGGCCGGAGTGGACGACTTCCTCCCCGAAGCGACGCCGGAGACCAAGCTCTCCCTCATCCGGGATCTCCAATCCAAGGGCCACATGGTGGCCATGACCGGAGACGGTACGAACGACGCCCCGGCGCTGGCCCAGGCGGACGTGGCCGTGGCCATGAACTCGGGAACCCAGGCCGCCAAGGAGGCGGGAAACATGGTGGACCTGGATTCAAACCCTACCAAGCTCCTGGAAATCGTGTCCATCGGCAAGCAACTCTTGATGACCCGCGGGGCGCTCACCACCTTCTCCATCGCGAACGACCTCGCGAAGTACTTCGCCATCCTTCCCGCGGCCTTCGCCGCGACGTATCCAGGGCTTTCCGTCCTGAACATCATGCACCTGGCCACCCCCCGGAGCGCCGTGCTCTCGGCGGTGATCTTCAACGCCCTGATCATCGTGGCTCTCATCCCCCTGTCCTTGAGGGGGGTGCCCTACCGGCCGTCCACCGCCAAAGCACTCCTTGCGCGCAACCTCCTCCGATACGGAGTAGGCGGTTTGGTCCTTCCCTTTCCCTGCATCAAGCTCATCGACATGGCCCTCGCGGCCCTCCACCTGGCGTGA
- a CDS encoding chemotaxis protein CheW — protein sequence MERLIVARIGRRYAGWLTGHLSDVRPMPPVAPLPEPYPLLLGTAFLSGRLVTVVDTFPLMGEPPETPENGLLLRLAPPHDHIGFPLPAIQSVLDYSDLRLREESAEGIWAGLYPWEDAWVNVVNPPAVARELARSMASAIHPHVPGRDHAS from the coding sequence TTGGAGAGACTCATCGTGGCGCGCATCGGCCGTCGGTACGCGGGGTGGCTCACGGGCCACCTCTCCGACGTTCGCCCGATGCCGCCCGTCGCGCCCCTCCCCGAGCCCTATCCCCTCCTTCTCGGCACCGCCTTCTTGAGCGGGCGGCTGGTGACGGTGGTCGACACTTTCCCCCTCATGGGGGAACCGCCCGAAACCCCGGAGAACGGCCTCCTGCTCCGGCTCGCGCCCCCGCACGATCATATCGGGTTCCCACTTCCCGCCATCCAGTCCGTCCTGGACTATTCGGATCTCAGACTCCGGGAGGAGAGCGCCGAGGGGATCTGGGCGGGGCTGTATCCGTGGGAGGACGCATGGGTGAACGTGGTGAACCCTCCTGCCGTGGCCCGGGAACTGGCCCGATCCATGGCTTCCGCCATCCATCCTCACGTGCCGGGGAGAGACCATGCCTCATAG
- a CDS encoding sensor histidine kinase KdpD has protein sequence MNDRPDPDELLERIQSDEVRSRCGRLKIFFGYAPGVGKTYAMLEAARARRSEGVDVVAGWVETHGRRETEALLEGLERLPPRVLSYKGRELEEFDLEAALDRRPALILLDELAHTNAPGSRHAKRWQDARELLSAGIGVYTTLNVQHLESLHGVVAQVTGVSISERVPDTAFEEADEVELVDLTADDLILRLKEGKVYFPHLAERALENFFRPGNLIALREMALRKTADRVDVQMERYRKDHAVSEPWPAKERILVCLGASPYGQHLVRSARSLAARLRADWIGLYVETPSHDRMLPADREQLQRTLRLVEQLGGKAVTLPAENTVEEILSFARSRNVTKILLGKPPRAGWWRFSRDRLVDDLIRGSEGMDVYIMGGTAHERLERLRRFRRPERQTWRPYLKASAVVALSAVASGLLSPFVEPTNLAMVFLLGVILVATRLGVGPSVLASVLSVALFDFVFVPPHLTFRVSDSQYLITFAVMLVVALLTSNLAARVRREARRAREAQQRSEAMAELTIDLARARDARAVAEVAVRHLSDRYGLPSAVFLPGSDPPLETVSSDEASFAYRASELAVAKWVLQRGLPAGQDTDTLPGSEALYLPLKASGEVLGVLAARLPQDRGEEPTEIRHRLEAAANQAALSLERALLAERARKSQMDAESERLRSDLLSSLSHDFRTPLASIVGASSSIADGNLDPEEVRELAQSVYDESLRLSRFVANLLDMTRLQAGSMSLNREPQPVEEVVGAALDRVRTRLEGREIKLDLPESLPMVSIDARLVEHLFINLLENVVRHAPSGPVEIRATASEGWVTVTVADRGPGLPTGEESHVFEKFFRASGHAEGAGLGLAICRAVAEAHGGTIRGINRPGGGAAFVVTLPVAGPPELLLGHPGAPP, from the coding sequence ATGAACGACCGGCCCGACCCGGACGAACTCCTGGAACGGATCCAGTCCGACGAGGTCCGCTCCCGCTGCGGGCGCCTGAAGATCTTCTTCGGGTACGCCCCGGGAGTGGGTAAGACCTACGCCATGCTGGAAGCGGCCCGGGCCCGGCGGTCCGAAGGCGTAGATGTGGTCGCGGGGTGGGTAGAAACCCACGGGCGCAGAGAAACGGAGGCCCTTCTCGAGGGACTCGAGCGGCTCCCCCCAAGGGTCCTCAGCTACAAGGGCCGTGAACTGGAGGAGTTCGACCTGGAAGCCGCCCTGGACCGAAGGCCGGCGCTGATCCTGTTGGACGAGCTGGCCCACACCAACGCCCCCGGATCTCGCCACGCGAAGAGGTGGCAGGACGCCCGGGAACTGCTTTCCGCCGGTATCGGCGTCTACACGACGCTGAATGTTCAGCACCTCGAGAGTCTTCACGGGGTCGTGGCCCAGGTCACGGGAGTCTCCATCTCGGAGCGCGTTCCCGATACCGCGTTCGAGGAGGCCGACGAAGTCGAACTCGTGGACCTTACGGCGGACGATCTGATCCTCCGCCTGAAGGAGGGGAAGGTCTACTTTCCCCATTTGGCGGAACGGGCCCTGGAGAATTTCTTCCGGCCGGGCAACCTCATCGCCCTGAGGGAGATGGCCCTCCGAAAGACGGCGGACCGGGTGGACGTGCAGATGGAGCGCTACCGCAAGGACCACGCCGTCAGCGAGCCCTGGCCGGCCAAAGAGCGGATCCTGGTCTGCCTGGGGGCGAGCCCCTACGGTCAGCATCTGGTGAGATCGGCCCGGTCCCTGGCGGCGCGCCTCCGGGCGGATTGGATCGGCCTTTACGTGGAAACCCCTTCCCACGACCGGATGCTCCCGGCGGACCGGGAGCAGCTCCAGCGAACCCTCAGGCTGGTAGAGCAGCTCGGCGGAAAGGCCGTTACCCTTCCGGCTGAGAATACGGTCGAGGAGATCCTGTCCTTCGCCCGGTCCAGAAACGTCACCAAGATCCTTCTGGGAAAACCTCCGCGCGCCGGCTGGTGGAGGTTCTCCCGCGACAGGCTCGTGGACGACCTCATCCGGGGGAGCGAGGGCATGGACGTCTACATCATGGGAGGAACGGCCCACGAGCGGCTGGAAAGGCTACGTCGTTTCCGGCGTCCCGAGCGGCAGACCTGGAGACCCTACCTCAAGGCATCCGCCGTGGTTGCCCTCTCCGCCGTCGCCTCGGGCCTCCTCTCCCCGTTTGTGGAACCCACGAACCTCGCCATGGTCTTCCTGCTCGGCGTAATCCTCGTGGCCACGAGGCTTGGGGTGGGTCCTTCCGTCCTGGCCTCCGTACTGAGCGTGGCCCTTTTCGACTTTGTCTTCGTCCCTCCCCACCTGACGTTCCGTGTGAGCGATTCGCAGTACCTCATCACCTTCGCAGTCATGCTCGTGGTGGCCCTTCTTACCAGCAACCTGGCCGCCAGGGTCCGCCGTGAGGCGAGGAGGGCACGGGAGGCCCAACAGCGATCGGAGGCCATGGCCGAACTCACGATAGACCTGGCCCGGGCGAGAGACGCCAGGGCCGTGGCCGAAGTCGCCGTCCGGCACCTCTCGGACCGCTATGGCCTTCCCTCCGCCGTCTTCCTGCCGGGATCCGACCCTCCGCTCGAGACCGTCTCTTCCGACGAGGCGTCCTTCGCCTATCGGGCCAGCGAGCTGGCGGTAGCGAAATGGGTCCTCCAGCGAGGGCTCCCCGCCGGACAGGACACCGACACCCTTCCGGGAAGCGAGGCGCTTTACCTCCCGCTGAAGGCCTCCGGCGAGGTGTTGGGTGTCTTGGCAGCCAGATTGCCCCAGGACCGGGGCGAGGAACCCACAGAAATCCGTCACCGTCTCGAAGCCGCCGCGAATCAGGCGGCCCTCTCGCTCGAGAGGGCCCTTCTGGCGGAACGGGCCCGGAAGTCCCAAATGGACGCAGAGTCGGAGCGCCTTCGCAGCGACCTGCTCAGCTCGCTCTCCCACGACTTCCGGACCCCGCTGGCCTCCATCGTCGGAGCCTCCAGTTCCATCGCCGACGGGAACCTGGATCCAGAAGAGGTCCGGGAGCTGGCCCAGTCGGTCTATGACGAGTCCCTCCGCCTCAGCCGCTTCGTCGCCAATCTGCTGGACATGACACGCCTCCAAGCTGGATCCATGTCGCTGAACCGGGAACCTCAGCCCGTGGAGGAAGTGGTCGGGGCCGCGCTGGACCGGGTCAGGACCCGTCTGGAGGGAAGGGAGATCAAGCTGGATCTCCCTGAATCTCTGCCCATGGTTTCCATCGACGCCCGGCTCGTGGAGCACCTTTTCATCAACCTCCTTGAAAACGTGGTTCGGCACGCCCCGAGCGGTCCGGTGGAAATCCGGGCGACAGCCTCGGAAGGATGGGTGACCGTCACCGTGGCGGACCGGGGACCGGGGCTTCCCACGGGCGAGGAGTCTCACGTTTTCGAGAAGTTCTTCCGGGCCTCCGGGCACGCGGAGGGCGCGGGGCTCGGCCTCGCCATCTGCCGGGCTGTGGCCGAGGCGCACGGGGGAACGATCCGGGGCATCAACCGGCCCGGAGGCGGTGCGGCTTTCGTCGTCACCCTTCCCGTGGCGGGGCCGCCGGAACTCCTTCTCGGGCATCCGGGAGCCCCCCCATGA
- a CDS encoding CheR family methyltransferase: MSPLPDEDLRRLRAWITRSWGLAAGEYRASFLERRLAPRLRATGISSLQAYLAHADAHPAEARAFLGKLLVPTTEFFRNPEVFDRLQSLLAVRAGRPGWETLRLLSAPSSTGEETYSLAALMEERGIRGRILAADRSRASLRTLSRGEYPLRTLRTLNRERFSRYFRAEEDAVSVAPALRRRVVAVCADLTQGLPGRGFHAVVMRNLFIYLTEEAQARLLREVHGALVPGGLLVLGRVEAPARACSGMFAVLDREARIYERAGRAE; the protein is encoded by the coding sequence ATGAGCCCCCTCCCGGACGAGGACCTGCGCCGTTTGAGGGCATGGATCACACGCTCCTGGGGCCTGGCGGCCGGGGAGTACCGCGCCTCCTTCCTGGAGCGCCGGCTCGCTCCCAGGCTCCGGGCCACGGGGATCTCCTCCTTGCAGGCATACCTCGCCCACGCCGACGCCCACCCCGCCGAAGCCCGAGCCTTCCTCGGCAAGCTCCTGGTGCCGACCACGGAGTTCTTTCGCAATCCCGAGGTCTTCGACCGCCTCCAGTCGCTCCTTGCCGTCCGGGCTGGGCGCCCCGGATGGGAGACCCTCCGTCTCCTGAGCGCGCCCAGTTCCACGGGCGAAGAGACGTACAGCCTGGCGGCCCTCATGGAGGAGCGGGGCATTCGAGGCAGGATCCTCGCCGCCGACCGCTCGCGCGCCTCCCTGCGGACCCTGAGCCGGGGGGAGTATCCTCTCAGGACCCTCCGAACGTTGAACAGAGAGAGGTTCTCGCGCTATTTTAGGGCGGAGGAAGACGCGGTCTCGGTGGCGCCGGCCCTTCGGCGCAGGGTCGTGGCCGTCTGCGCCGACTTGACCCAGGGCCTTCCGGGCAGGGGGTTTCACGCGGTGGTCATGCGGAACCTGTTCATTTACCTGACGGAAGAGGCCCAGGCCCGCCTCCTGCGGGAGGTCCACGGGGCCCTCGTCCCGGGGGGCCTGCTCGTGCTGGGTAGGGTGGAGGCGCCCGCGCGCGCCTGTTCGGGTATGTTCGCCGTTCTGGACCGGGAGGCCCGTATTTACGAAAGGGCGGGGAGAGCCGAATGA
- a CDS encoding methyl-accepting chemotaxis protein encodes MKLKIGLAFIIIVFVPLVFGIFLDTMTAVGQWQGMWLKIFAGILVAAFSALVVTRFLTRRLTDLAEVSQRLAEGDLSQQVAFEGSDEVGLLARSLKTVVTNLREIVRQVQDSTALMYDAVQNLTVSTTEVTASTAEVAGNIQNIAKGAETQVASVERAAEATQRVASSAQAIAEKSRAAEERAVTSAGRAAEGASAAEEANHAMGDLLVHVENSGGQVRTFQQHSMEIQSLVEGISTLSHQTHILALNAAIEAARAGEAGRGFAVVAEEVRRLAESTRDLAAQIARLSQDITGRTQDVVRRMEQMQETSLLAQRRTGAVAESLARITAEAAETREAVRGITLEAAEQARGAASLNTAMEEIQAVATDNAAGTQEVSAATEETTASMEEINQQAKALLNESNRLRSLVERFRL; translated from the coding sequence ATGAAGCTGAAAATCGGTCTGGCCTTCATCATCATCGTGTTCGTTCCGCTGGTCTTCGGCATCTTCCTCGACACCATGACGGCCGTCGGCCAGTGGCAGGGCATGTGGCTCAAGATCTTCGCGGGCATTCTCGTGGCGGCCTTCTCCGCGCTGGTCGTGACGCGGTTCTTGACGCGCCGCCTGACGGACCTGGCCGAGGTGAGCCAGCGCCTGGCCGAGGGCGACCTCTCCCAGCAGGTCGCCTTCGAGGGTTCCGACGAGGTCGGGCTCCTGGCCCGGTCCCTCAAGACCGTCGTGACGAACCTCCGGGAGATCGTGCGGCAGGTCCAGGACAGCACGGCGCTCATGTACGACGCCGTTCAGAATCTCACCGTCTCCACGACCGAGGTCACGGCCTCCACGGCGGAGGTGGCGGGGAACATCCAGAACATCGCCAAGGGCGCCGAGACCCAGGTGGCCTCGGTGGAGCGCGCGGCGGAGGCCACCCAGCGTGTGGCCTCCTCGGCCCAGGCCATCGCGGAGAAGAGCCGCGCCGCCGAGGAGAGAGCCGTCACCTCCGCGGGCCGGGCCGCGGAAGGAGCGTCCGCGGCGGAAGAGGCCAACCACGCCATGGGCGACCTGCTCGTCCACGTGGAGAACTCGGGGGGCCAGGTCCGGACCTTCCAGCAGCACTCCATGGAAATCCAGAGTCTCGTGGAAGGGATCTCCACCCTGAGCCACCAGACCCACATCCTGGCCCTCAACGCCGCCATCGAGGCGGCTCGGGCCGGCGAAGCCGGCCGCGGTTTCGCGGTAGTGGCCGAGGAGGTGAGGCGCCTGGCGGAAAGCACGCGGGACCTGGCCGCCCAGATCGCCCGCCTGTCCCAGGACATCACGGGCAGGACCCAGGACGTCGTGCGGAGGATGGAGCAGATGCAGGAAACGTCCCTCCTGGCCCAGCGGCGGACCGGGGCCGTCGCCGAGTCCCTGGCGCGCATCACGGCCGAGGCCGCGGAGACCCGCGAGGCCGTCCGGGGCATCACCCTCGAGGCGGCGGAACAGGCCCGGGGGGCCGCATCCTTGAACACGGCCATGGAGGAGATCCAGGCCGTGGCGACGGACAACGCCGCGGGCACGCAGGAAGTCTCGGCGGCCACCGAGGAGACCACCGCCAGCATGGAGGAGATCAACCAGCAGGCGAAGGCGCTCCTGAACGAATCCAACCGCCTCCGATCCCTGGTGGAGCGGTTTCGGCTATAA
- the kdpC gene encoding potassium-transporting ATPase subunit KdpC: MNRNVLSAVLTVGVLTLLTGVAYPLAVTGLAALFCPGRASGSLVFRGGRAVGSALLGQDFSDPAHFWGRGSATRPFPCNPSLSTGSNLGPANPALLEAVERRLHTLRSADPENASPVPVDLVTASASGLDPHISPDAAFYQVRRVAKARGASEEALRALVEAHMEGRTWGILGEPRVNVMELNLALDERYPGGAPPPRGIMEP; encoded by the coding sequence ATGAACCGGAATGTGTTGTCTGCGGTGCTGACCGTCGGAGTTCTGACCCTCCTCACGGGAGTGGCCTACCCCCTGGCTGTAACGGGCCTGGCGGCCCTATTCTGCCCTGGCAGGGCTTCGGGGAGCCTCGTCTTCCGCGGGGGCCGCGCGGTCGGTTCGGCCCTGCTCGGACAGGATTTTTCGGACCCCGCGCACTTCTGGGGACGCGGCTCGGCGACCCGGCCCTTTCCGTGCAATCCCTCCCTCTCGACGGGTTCGAACCTCGGACCGGCGAACCCCGCCCTCCTGGAAGCCGTAGAAAGGCGACTCCATACCCTTCGGTCGGCCGACCCGGAGAACGCCTCGCCGGTCCCCGTGGACCTGGTCACGGCGTCGGCGAGCGGGCTCGATCCTCACATCAGCCCCGACGCCGCCTTCTACCAGGTCCGCCGGGTGGCGAAGGCCCGGGGAGCATCCGAGGAAGCGCTCCGCGCGCTGGTGGAGGCGCACATGGAGGGTCGGACCTGGGGCATTTTGGGGGAGCCCCGGGTGAACGTGATGGAGTTGAACCTGGCCCTGGACGAGCGATATCCCGGAGGGGCTCCGCCCCCACGTGGCATAATGGAGCCGTGA
- a CDS encoding response regulator, whose product MSPALPLVLLIEDEPGIRRFLRVTLSSSGFRVVEAACAEDGLKKAAAERPDVVVLDLGLPDRDGMEVIRDLREWTAVPILVLTARESERAKVEALDAGADDYLTKPFGAPELLARLRVALRHALRASGPQEPVFTTGDLRIDLGARVVTVAGREVHLTPIEFRLLVTLAKHAGKVLTHRQLLNAGWGPEYDFQAHYLRVYMAQLRRKIEATPANPRYLRTEPGVGYRLVFEG is encoded by the coding sequence ATGAGCCCGGCCCTCCCTCTCGTCCTTCTGATCGAAGATGAGCCCGGGATAAGGCGGTTCCTCCGCGTCACCCTGTCAAGCAGCGGGTTTCGAGTGGTGGAGGCCGCCTGCGCGGAGGACGGGCTGAAAAAGGCCGCGGCGGAACGTCCGGACGTCGTGGTCCTCGATCTCGGACTTCCCGACCGGGACGGCATGGAGGTCATCCGGGACCTTCGGGAGTGGACGGCCGTTCCCATCCTGGTCCTCACCGCACGCGAATCGGAACGGGCCAAGGTGGAGGCGCTGGACGCGGGGGCCGACGATTATCTGACCAAACCCTTCGGGGCCCCCGAACTCCTGGCGCGCCTTCGGGTGGCCCTCCGGCACGCTTTACGCGCGAGCGGACCACAGGAGCCGGTCTTCACGACGGGAGATCTGCGCATCGACCTTGGAGCGAGGGTCGTCACCGTGGCGGGCCGGGAAGTCCATCTCACGCCCATCGAGTTCCGGCTCCTCGTCACCCTGGCGAAGCATGCGGGAAAAGTCCTTACCCACCGTCAGCTCCTGAATGCCGGATGGGGGCCGGAATACGACTTCCAGGCCCATTACCTCCGGGTCTACATGGCCCAGCTTCGCCGCAAGATCGAAGCCACCCCCGCCAATCCCCGATACCTGCGCACCGAACCCGGCGTGGGATACAGGCTCGTTTTCGAGGGCTGA
- a CDS encoding amidohydrolase family protein — protein sequence MHGDTAVFPPLWDHHGHLLWLGSLLEQTDLRGSASALEAVERLASAAAEIAPGSWVRGFGWDQNLWGGEFPDRDLLDRRLPGVPVLANRVDGHAGWASTEALRRAGISEDAEDPAGGRFLRREGRLTGILLDRAMEPVEEAARETGREVLERRFLSACNHLRSLGLCGATDMGLEPEHAQILSDLDRSGRLPIAVVGYLWARDGRLPSADLPPGKAFRLAGRKFFTDGALGSRGAALFEDYSDAPGERGHLLWETGDLGEALRRTAADGMEAAVHAIGDRALDQVLAAAEAARMGPLLRVEHAQVAPARSVQRMARLGLRASLQPCHRLSDADWAPARLGSRSDDAYALARFLRAGIPLHLGTDFPIEEPDPARTLLAALTHREGEALTWSEALWACRPPEGHGGSGPLPAAALPTGTDPHDPSWLRGARFAAFPRDASP from the coding sequence TTGCACGGCGACACCGCGGTCTTCCCCCCGCTGTGGGACCACCACGGGCATCTTTTATGGCTGGGATCCCTCCTGGAGCAGACCGACCTGCGCGGCAGCGCCTCCGCCTTGGAGGCCGTGGAGCGGCTGGCGTCGGCCGCGGCGGAAATCGCCCCCGGCTCGTGGGTCCGGGGCTTCGGCTGGGACCAGAATCTCTGGGGCGGCGAGTTCCCGGACCGGGACCTCCTGGACCGTCGCCTGCCCGGCGTTCCGGTCCTCGCGAACCGGGTCGACGGCCACGCCGGGTGGGCGAGCACGGAGGCCCTGCGGAGGGCCGGGATCTCCGAGGACGCGGAGGATCCTGCAGGTGGAAGGTTCCTTCGCCGGGAAGGCCGCCTCACGGGGATCCTCCTGGACCGGGCCATGGAACCGGTGGAGGAAGCCGCCCGGGAGACGGGACGGGAGGTTCTCGAACGGCGTTTTCTCTCCGCCTGCAACCACCTGCGGTCCCTGGGCCTTTGCGGCGCCACCGACATGGGGCTGGAGCCCGAACACGCACAGATTCTCTCGGACCTGGACCGGTCGGGCCGCCTCCCCATCGCGGTGGTGGGATACCTCTGGGCCCGGGACGGCCGCCTTCCCTCCGCGGACCTGCCACCGGGCAAGGCGTTCCGGCTCGCGGGCCGGAAGTTCTTCACCGACGGCGCCCTCGGCAGCCGCGGGGCGGCCCTCTTCGAAGACTACTCGGATGCTCCGGGGGAGAGGGGCCATCTCCTCTGGGAGACGGGGGACCTCGGGGAGGCCCTCCGAAGGACCGCCGCCGACGGCATGGAGGCGGCCGTCCACGCCATCGGCGACCGGGCGCTGGACCAGGTCCTCGCGGCCGCGGAGGCGGCCCGGATGGGCCCCCTTCTGCGGGTCGAACACGCCCAGGTGGCCCCGGCCCGGTCCGTCCAGCGGATGGCGCGGCTGGGCCTGCGCGCGTCTCTTCAGCCCTGCCACCGGCTCTCGGACGCGGATTGGGCGCCGGCCCGCCTCGGCTCTCGCTCGGACGACGCCTACGCCCTGGCCCGGTTCCTTCGGGCCGGGATCCCCCTCCACCTCGGAACGGACTTTCCCATCGAGGAGCCCGACCCGGCGCGCACGCTCCTTGCGGCGCTCACCCACCGGGAAGGCGAGGCCCTCACCTGGAGCGAGGCCCTGTGGGCCTGCCGCCCCCCGGAAGGTCATGGCGGCTCGGGGCCCCTCCCCGCGGCGGCCCTCCCGACGGGAACGGATCCCCACGACCCCTCCTGGCTGCGGGGAGCCCGCTTCGCGGCCTTTCCGCGGGATGCGTCCCCATGA